A stretch of the Medicago truncatula cultivar Jemalong A17 chromosome 5, MtrunA17r5.0-ANR, whole genome shotgun sequence genome encodes the following:
- the LOC112417792 gene encoding uncharacterized protein, with translation MMKQKHITNPRCVCGRRIWSQPAHCVCSKLSPNPTKSSRNAGEGQSSCISKCKCCNHGLDTKIYAAIEIIKQKHLRKWHKMQEWLRKLIALQIHILYQKSLGEIMRLLILLLLHAI, from the exons ATGATGAAACAAAAACAT ATCACCAATCCGCGTTGTGTGTGTGGCAGGAGGATATGGTCTCAGCCAGCTCATTGTGTTTGTTCTAAATT GTCTCCAAATCCAACCAAAAGCAGCAGAAATGCTGGCGAAGGGCAATCCAGCTGCATAAGTAAATGTAAGTG CTGCAACCATGGATTAGACACAAAAATATATGCAGCAATAGAAATTATTAAACAAAAGCAT TTGAGAAAATGGCACAAAATGCAAGAATGGCTGCGGAAGCTTATCGCACTGCAAATCCACATTTTATATCAAAAGTCACTAGGGGAAATAATGCG TTTATTGATTCTACTTTTGCTTCACGCCATCTGA